A portion of the Poecilia reticulata strain Guanapo linkage group LG23, Guppy_female_1.0+MT, whole genome shotgun sequence genome contains these proteins:
- the cpsf6 gene encoding cleavage and polyadenylation specificity factor subunit 6 isoform X1, translating to MADGVDHIDIYADVEEEFSQEPEYPPHEQIDLYDDVISPSANNGDAPEDRDYLDSLPAPGGSEGGKSAPPNVVYTYTGKRIALYIGNLTWWTTDEDLTEAIRSIGISDVLEIKFFENRANGQSKGFALVCVGSEASSRKLMDLLSKRELHGQNPIVTPCNKQSLSQFEMQSRKNCAGTQSGQMSGEGKAGPPGSGSRGGFPMGSRSKGRFPGPPGPGNDRFPGPVGPGGPPPHFPGSGMRPDLVSHHDGPLMEMNFNPFPPGGRNGSWHSRGGIQGPPRPPPGPPGPPGPPGPPPPGQGLPPPLPGPPNRGDRPPPPVLFPAQFGQPPLGPLPPGPPPAGYVPPPGPPPPHQGPPPPGPFPPRPPGPIGPPLALAPPPHLPGPPPGGPPPAPHVNPAFFPPPGGNNMPPNDSRGPPGPNDLYGRPPPYDSRDYGPGRGDMESSRGPLNEAEFEEIMNRNRAISSSAISRAVSDASAADYGSAIETLVTAISLIKQSKVSADDRCKVLISSLQDCLHGIESKSYGSVSRRERSRERDHSRSREKSRRHKSRSRDRHEDYYRERSRERDRHRERDRDRDREREREREYRHR from the exons ATGGCGGACGGTGTGGATCATATCGACATCTACGCCGACGTCGAGGAGGAATTTAGCCAG GAACCGGAGTACCCCCCTCATGAGCAGATCGATTTGTACGATGACGTAATATCCCCCTCAGCCAATAACGGAGATGCTCCAGAAGACCGCGACTACCTGGACTCGCTCCCCGCCCCGGGGGGCTCAGAAGGAGGGAAGAGCGCCCCGCCCAATGTGGTTTACACCTACACAGGCAAAAGGATTGCCCTGTACATAGGAAACCTGACATGG TGGACAACAGACGAAGACCTGACGGAAGCTATTCGGTCAATAGGCATCTCAGATGTGCTTGAGATCAAGTTCTTTGAAAACCGAGCCAATGGCCAGTCTAAAGG GTTTGCCCTCGTGTGTGTCGGTTCAGAGGCATCGTCCAGAAAGTTAATGGACCTGTTGTCCAAGAGGGAGCTCCATGGACAGAATCCCATTGTCACACCATGCAACAAACAATCTCTGAGTCAGTTTGAGATGCAGTCTCGTAAAA ATTGCGCAGGTACCCAGTCGGGCCAGATGTCTGGGGAAGGCAAAGCCGGACCTCCGGGCTCCGGCTCCCGTGGCGGATTCCCGATGGGCAGCCGCAGCAAAGGCAGGTTCCCCGGACCCCCTGGTCCTGGAAATGACCGCTTCCCTGGCCCCGTGGGGCCCGGAGGCCCGCCACCACACTTCCCAG GCTCGGGAATGAGACCAGATCTGGTTAGCCACCATGATGGCCCTCTGATGGAAATGAATTTCAATCCCTTCCCGCCGGGGGGCAGGAACGGGAGCTGGCATAGCAGAG GTGGGATTCAGGgacctcctcgtcctcctccggGCCCTCCTGGGCCCCCAGGGCCTCCAGGTCCTCCACCTCCCGGCCAaggccttcctcctcctctgccaggCCCCCCGAATCGTGGCGACAGGCCTCCCCCACCTGTTCTCTTCCCTGCTCAGTTCGGTCAGCCACCGCTCGGACCTCTCCCTCCAGGCCCCCCACCTGCAGGTTACGTCCCCCCTCCTGGTCCTCCACCGCCTCATCAGGGCCCGCCTCCCCCAGGACCCTTTCCTCCTCGGCCTCCAGGCCCTATTGGACCCCCGTTGGCTTTGGCTCCACCCCCACACTTGCCAGGCCCTCCTCCAGGTGGGCCACCACCAGCTCCTCATGTGAACCCCGCCTTCTTCCCTCCGCCTGGAGGGAACAACATGCCCCCCAACGACAGCCGAGGGCCCCCGGGGCCAAACGACCTGTACGGCCGGCCGCCGCCGTATGATTCCAGAGATTACGGTCCTGGGCGAGG AGACATGGAGTCATCACGGGGCCCCCTGAATGAGGCCGAGTTTGAGGAGATCATGAACAGGAACAGAGCCATCTCCTCCAGCGCCATTTCCAGGGCCGTGTCTGATGCCAGCGCAG CTGATTATGGCAGCGCTATAGAGACTTTGGTGACGGCCATCAGTCTGATCAAGCAGTCCAAAGTTTCTGCAGACGACCGCTGCAAAGTCCTCATCAGTTCCCTGCAAGACTGTCTCCATGGCATAGAGTCCAAGAGCTACGGCTCTGTATCTAG AAGAGAACGCTCCAGAGAACGCGACCACAGCCGCTCCAGAGAAAAGAGCCGGCGACACAAATCCCGCAGTCGAGATCGGCACGAGGATTATTACCGAGAACGCAGCCGGGAGCGCGACCGCCACCGTGAGAGGGACCGGGACAGAGACCGTGAACGAGAGCGGGAGAGGGAGTACCGGCACCGCTAG
- the cpsf6 gene encoding cleavage and polyadenylation specificity factor subunit 6 isoform X3, whose amino-acid sequence MADGVDHIDIYADVEEEFSQEPEYPPHEQIDLYDDVISPSANNGDAPEDRDYLDSLPAPGGSEGGKSAPPNVVYTYTGKRIALYIGNLTWWTTDEDLTEAIRSIGISDVLEIKFFENRANGQSKGFALVCVGSEASSRKLMDLLSKRELHGQNPIVTPCNKQSLSQFEMQSRKSTQSGQMSGEGKAGPPGSGSRGGFPMGSRSKGRFPGPPGPGNDRFPGPVGPGGPPPHFPGSGMRPDLVSHHDGPLMEMNFNPFPPGGRNGSWHSRGGIQGPPRPPPGPPGPPGPPGPPPPGQGLPPPLPGPPNRGDRPPPPVLFPAQFGQPPLGPLPPGPPPAGYVPPPGPPPPHQGPPPPGPFPPRPPGPIGPPLALAPPPHLPGPPPGGPPPAPHVNPAFFPPPGGNNMPPNDSRGPPGPNDLYGRPPPYDSRDYGPGRGDMESSRGPLNEAEFEEIMNRNRAISSSAISRAVSDASAADYGSAIETLVTAISLIKQSKVSADDRCKVLISSLQDCLHGIESKSYGSVSRRERSRERDHSRSREKSRRHKSRSRDRHEDYYRERSRERDRHRERDRDRDREREREREYRHR is encoded by the exons ATGGCGGACGGTGTGGATCATATCGACATCTACGCCGACGTCGAGGAGGAATTTAGCCAG GAACCGGAGTACCCCCCTCATGAGCAGATCGATTTGTACGATGACGTAATATCCCCCTCAGCCAATAACGGAGATGCTCCAGAAGACCGCGACTACCTGGACTCGCTCCCCGCCCCGGGGGGCTCAGAAGGAGGGAAGAGCGCCCCGCCCAATGTGGTTTACACCTACACAGGCAAAAGGATTGCCCTGTACATAGGAAACCTGACATGG TGGACAACAGACGAAGACCTGACGGAAGCTATTCGGTCAATAGGCATCTCAGATGTGCTTGAGATCAAGTTCTTTGAAAACCGAGCCAATGGCCAGTCTAAAGG GTTTGCCCTCGTGTGTGTCGGTTCAGAGGCATCGTCCAGAAAGTTAATGGACCTGTTGTCCAAGAGGGAGCTCCATGGACAGAATCCCATTGTCACACCATGCAACAAACAATCTCTGAGTCAGTTTGAGATGCAGTCTCGTAAAA GTACCCAGTCGGGCCAGATGTCTGGGGAAGGCAAAGCCGGACCTCCGGGCTCCGGCTCCCGTGGCGGATTCCCGATGGGCAGCCGCAGCAAAGGCAGGTTCCCCGGACCCCCTGGTCCTGGAAATGACCGCTTCCCTGGCCCCGTGGGGCCCGGAGGCCCGCCACCACACTTCCCAG GCTCGGGAATGAGACCAGATCTGGTTAGCCACCATGATGGCCCTCTGATGGAAATGAATTTCAATCCCTTCCCGCCGGGGGGCAGGAACGGGAGCTGGCATAGCAGAG GTGGGATTCAGGgacctcctcgtcctcctccggGCCCTCCTGGGCCCCCAGGGCCTCCAGGTCCTCCACCTCCCGGCCAaggccttcctcctcctctgccaggCCCCCCGAATCGTGGCGACAGGCCTCCCCCACCTGTTCTCTTCCCTGCTCAGTTCGGTCAGCCACCGCTCGGACCTCTCCCTCCAGGCCCCCCACCTGCAGGTTACGTCCCCCCTCCTGGTCCTCCACCGCCTCATCAGGGCCCGCCTCCCCCAGGACCCTTTCCTCCTCGGCCTCCAGGCCCTATTGGACCCCCGTTGGCTTTGGCTCCACCCCCACACTTGCCAGGCCCTCCTCCAGGTGGGCCACCACCAGCTCCTCATGTGAACCCCGCCTTCTTCCCTCCGCCTGGAGGGAACAACATGCCCCCCAACGACAGCCGAGGGCCCCCGGGGCCAAACGACCTGTACGGCCGGCCGCCGCCGTATGATTCCAGAGATTACGGTCCTGGGCGAGG AGACATGGAGTCATCACGGGGCCCCCTGAATGAGGCCGAGTTTGAGGAGATCATGAACAGGAACAGAGCCATCTCCTCCAGCGCCATTTCCAGGGCCGTGTCTGATGCCAGCGCAG CTGATTATGGCAGCGCTATAGAGACTTTGGTGACGGCCATCAGTCTGATCAAGCAGTCCAAAGTTTCTGCAGACGACCGCTGCAAAGTCCTCATCAGTTCCCTGCAAGACTGTCTCCATGGCATAGAGTCCAAGAGCTACGGCTCTGTATCTAG AAGAGAACGCTCCAGAGAACGCGACCACAGCCGCTCCAGAGAAAAGAGCCGGCGACACAAATCCCGCAGTCGAGATCGGCACGAGGATTATTACCGAGAACGCAGCCGGGAGCGCGACCGCCACCGTGAGAGGGACCGGGACAGAGACCGTGAACGAGAGCGGGAGAGGGAGTACCGGCACCGCTAG
- the cpsf6 gene encoding cleavage and polyadenylation specificity factor subunit 6 isoform X5, translating into MADGVDHIDIYADVEEEFSQEPEYPPHEQIDLYDDVISPSANNGDAPEDRDYLDSLPAPGGSEGGKSAPPNVVYTYTGKRIALYIGNLTWWTTDEDLTEAIRSIGISDVLEIKFFENRANGQSKGFALVCVGSEASSRKLMDLLSKRELHGQNPIVTPCNKQSLSQFEMQSRKSTQSGQMSGEGKAGPPGSGSRGGFPMGSRSKGRFPGPPGPGNDRFPGPVGPGGPPPHFPGGIQGPPRPPPGPPGPPGPPGPPPPGQGLPPPLPGPPNRGDRPPPPVLFPAQFGQPPLGPLPPGPPPAGYVPPPGPPPPHQGPPPPGPFPPRPPGPIGPPLALAPPPHLPGPPPGGPPPAPHVNPAFFPPPGGNNMPPNDSRGPPGPNDLYGRPPPYDSRDYGPGRGDMESSRGPLNEAEFEEIMNRNRAISSSAISRAVSDASAADYGSAIETLVTAISLIKQSKVSADDRCKVLISSLQDCLHGIESKSYGSVSRRERSRERDHSRSREKSRRHKSRSRDRHEDYYRERSRERDRHRERDRDRDREREREREYRHR; encoded by the exons ATGGCGGACGGTGTGGATCATATCGACATCTACGCCGACGTCGAGGAGGAATTTAGCCAG GAACCGGAGTACCCCCCTCATGAGCAGATCGATTTGTACGATGACGTAATATCCCCCTCAGCCAATAACGGAGATGCTCCAGAAGACCGCGACTACCTGGACTCGCTCCCCGCCCCGGGGGGCTCAGAAGGAGGGAAGAGCGCCCCGCCCAATGTGGTTTACACCTACACAGGCAAAAGGATTGCCCTGTACATAGGAAACCTGACATGG TGGACAACAGACGAAGACCTGACGGAAGCTATTCGGTCAATAGGCATCTCAGATGTGCTTGAGATCAAGTTCTTTGAAAACCGAGCCAATGGCCAGTCTAAAGG GTTTGCCCTCGTGTGTGTCGGTTCAGAGGCATCGTCCAGAAAGTTAATGGACCTGTTGTCCAAGAGGGAGCTCCATGGACAGAATCCCATTGTCACACCATGCAACAAACAATCTCTGAGTCAGTTTGAGATGCAGTCTCGTAAAA GTACCCAGTCGGGCCAGATGTCTGGGGAAGGCAAAGCCGGACCTCCGGGCTCCGGCTCCCGTGGCGGATTCCCGATGGGCAGCCGCAGCAAAGGCAGGTTCCCCGGACCCCCTGGTCCTGGAAATGACCGCTTCCCTGGCCCCGTGGGGCCCGGAGGCCCGCCACCACACTTCCCAG GTGGGATTCAGGgacctcctcgtcctcctccggGCCCTCCTGGGCCCCCAGGGCCTCCAGGTCCTCCACCTCCCGGCCAaggccttcctcctcctctgccaggCCCCCCGAATCGTGGCGACAGGCCTCCCCCACCTGTTCTCTTCCCTGCTCAGTTCGGTCAGCCACCGCTCGGACCTCTCCCTCCAGGCCCCCCACCTGCAGGTTACGTCCCCCCTCCTGGTCCTCCACCGCCTCATCAGGGCCCGCCTCCCCCAGGACCCTTTCCTCCTCGGCCTCCAGGCCCTATTGGACCCCCGTTGGCTTTGGCTCCACCCCCACACTTGCCAGGCCCTCCTCCAGGTGGGCCACCACCAGCTCCTCATGTGAACCCCGCCTTCTTCCCTCCGCCTGGAGGGAACAACATGCCCCCCAACGACAGCCGAGGGCCCCCGGGGCCAAACGACCTGTACGGCCGGCCGCCGCCGTATGATTCCAGAGATTACGGTCCTGGGCGAGG AGACATGGAGTCATCACGGGGCCCCCTGAATGAGGCCGAGTTTGAGGAGATCATGAACAGGAACAGAGCCATCTCCTCCAGCGCCATTTCCAGGGCCGTGTCTGATGCCAGCGCAG CTGATTATGGCAGCGCTATAGAGACTTTGGTGACGGCCATCAGTCTGATCAAGCAGTCCAAAGTTTCTGCAGACGACCGCTGCAAAGTCCTCATCAGTTCCCTGCAAGACTGTCTCCATGGCATAGAGTCCAAGAGCTACGGCTCTGTATCTAG AAGAGAACGCTCCAGAGAACGCGACCACAGCCGCTCCAGAGAAAAGAGCCGGCGACACAAATCCCGCAGTCGAGATCGGCACGAGGATTATTACCGAGAACGCAGCCGGGAGCGCGACCGCCACCGTGAGAGGGACCGGGACAGAGACCGTGAACGAGAGCGGGAGAGGGAGTACCGGCACCGCTAG
- the cpsf6 gene encoding cleavage and polyadenylation specificity factor subunit 6 isoform X2, with the protein MADGVDHIDIYADVEEEFSQEPEYPPHEQIDLYDDVISPSANNGDAPEDRDYLDSLPAPGGSEGGKSAPPNVVYTYTGKRIALYIGNLTWWTTDEDLTEAIRSIGISDVLEIKFFENRANGQSKGFALVCVGSEASSRKLMDLLSKRELHGQNPIVTPCNKQSLSQFEMQSRKNCAGTQSGQMSGEGKAGPPGSGSRGGFPMGSRSKGRFPGPPGPGNDRFPGPVGPGGPPPHFPGSGMRPDLVSHHDGPLMEMNFNPFPPGGRNGSWHSRGGIQGPPRPPPGPPGPPGPPGPPPPGQGLPPPLPGPPNRGDRPPPPVLFPAQFGQPPLGPLPPGPPPAGYVPPPGPPPPHQGPPPPGPFPPRPPGPIGPPLALAPPPHLPGPPPGGPPPAPHVNPAFFPPPGGNNMPPNDSRGPPGPNDLYGRPPPYDSRDYGPGRGDMESSRGPLNEAEFEEIMNRNRAISSSAISRAVSDASAADYGSAIETLVTAISLIKQSKVSADDRCKVLISSLQDCLHGIESKSYGSVSRERSRERDHSRSREKSRRHKSRSRDRHEDYYRERSRERDRHRERDRDRDREREREREYRHR; encoded by the exons ATGGCGGACGGTGTGGATCATATCGACATCTACGCCGACGTCGAGGAGGAATTTAGCCAG GAACCGGAGTACCCCCCTCATGAGCAGATCGATTTGTACGATGACGTAATATCCCCCTCAGCCAATAACGGAGATGCTCCAGAAGACCGCGACTACCTGGACTCGCTCCCCGCCCCGGGGGGCTCAGAAGGAGGGAAGAGCGCCCCGCCCAATGTGGTTTACACCTACACAGGCAAAAGGATTGCCCTGTACATAGGAAACCTGACATGG TGGACAACAGACGAAGACCTGACGGAAGCTATTCGGTCAATAGGCATCTCAGATGTGCTTGAGATCAAGTTCTTTGAAAACCGAGCCAATGGCCAGTCTAAAGG GTTTGCCCTCGTGTGTGTCGGTTCAGAGGCATCGTCCAGAAAGTTAATGGACCTGTTGTCCAAGAGGGAGCTCCATGGACAGAATCCCATTGTCACACCATGCAACAAACAATCTCTGAGTCAGTTTGAGATGCAGTCTCGTAAAA ATTGCGCAGGTACCCAGTCGGGCCAGATGTCTGGGGAAGGCAAAGCCGGACCTCCGGGCTCCGGCTCCCGTGGCGGATTCCCGATGGGCAGCCGCAGCAAAGGCAGGTTCCCCGGACCCCCTGGTCCTGGAAATGACCGCTTCCCTGGCCCCGTGGGGCCCGGAGGCCCGCCACCACACTTCCCAG GCTCGGGAATGAGACCAGATCTGGTTAGCCACCATGATGGCCCTCTGATGGAAATGAATTTCAATCCCTTCCCGCCGGGGGGCAGGAACGGGAGCTGGCATAGCAGAG GTGGGATTCAGGgacctcctcgtcctcctccggGCCCTCCTGGGCCCCCAGGGCCTCCAGGTCCTCCACCTCCCGGCCAaggccttcctcctcctctgccaggCCCCCCGAATCGTGGCGACAGGCCTCCCCCACCTGTTCTCTTCCCTGCTCAGTTCGGTCAGCCACCGCTCGGACCTCTCCCTCCAGGCCCCCCACCTGCAGGTTACGTCCCCCCTCCTGGTCCTCCACCGCCTCATCAGGGCCCGCCTCCCCCAGGACCCTTTCCTCCTCGGCCTCCAGGCCCTATTGGACCCCCGTTGGCTTTGGCTCCACCCCCACACTTGCCAGGCCCTCCTCCAGGTGGGCCACCACCAGCTCCTCATGTGAACCCCGCCTTCTTCCCTCCGCCTGGAGGGAACAACATGCCCCCCAACGACAGCCGAGGGCCCCCGGGGCCAAACGACCTGTACGGCCGGCCGCCGCCGTATGATTCCAGAGATTACGGTCCTGGGCGAGG AGACATGGAGTCATCACGGGGCCCCCTGAATGAGGCCGAGTTTGAGGAGATCATGAACAGGAACAGAGCCATCTCCTCCAGCGCCATTTCCAGGGCCGTGTCTGATGCCAGCGCAG CTGATTATGGCAGCGCTATAGAGACTTTGGTGACGGCCATCAGTCTGATCAAGCAGTCCAAAGTTTCTGCAGACGACCGCTGCAAAGTCCTCATCAGTTCCCTGCAAGACTGTCTCCATGGCATAGAGTCCAAGAGCTACGGCTCTGTATCTAG AGAACGCTCCAGAGAACGCGACCACAGCCGCTCCAGAGAAAAGAGCCGGCGACACAAATCCCGCAGTCGAGATCGGCACGAGGATTATTACCGAGAACGCAGCCGGGAGCGCGACCGCCACCGTGAGAGGGACCGGGACAGAGACCGTGAACGAGAGCGGGAGAGGGAGTACCGGCACCGCTAG
- the cpsf6 gene encoding cleavage and polyadenylation specificity factor subunit 6 isoform X4, whose amino-acid sequence MADGVDHIDIYADVEEEFSQEPEYPPHEQIDLYDDVISPSANNGDAPEDRDYLDSLPAPGGSEGGKSAPPNVVYTYTGKRIALYIGNLTWWTTDEDLTEAIRSIGISDVLEIKFFENRANGQSKGFALVCVGSEASSRKLMDLLSKRELHGQNPIVTPCNKQSLSQFEMQSRKNCAGTQSGQMSGEGKAGPPGSGSRGGFPMGSRSKGRFPGPPGPGNDRFPGPVGPGGPPPHFPGGIQGPPRPPPGPPGPPGPPGPPPPGQGLPPPLPGPPNRGDRPPPPVLFPAQFGQPPLGPLPPGPPPAGYVPPPGPPPPHQGPPPPGPFPPRPPGPIGPPLALAPPPHLPGPPPGGPPPAPHVNPAFFPPPGGNNMPPNDSRGPPGPNDLYGRPPPYDSRDYGPGRGDMESSRGPLNEAEFEEIMNRNRAISSSAISRAVSDASAADYGSAIETLVTAISLIKQSKVSADDRCKVLISSLQDCLHGIESKSYGSVSRRERSRERDHSRSREKSRRHKSRSRDRHEDYYRERSRERDRHRERDRDRDREREREREYRHR is encoded by the exons ATGGCGGACGGTGTGGATCATATCGACATCTACGCCGACGTCGAGGAGGAATTTAGCCAG GAACCGGAGTACCCCCCTCATGAGCAGATCGATTTGTACGATGACGTAATATCCCCCTCAGCCAATAACGGAGATGCTCCAGAAGACCGCGACTACCTGGACTCGCTCCCCGCCCCGGGGGGCTCAGAAGGAGGGAAGAGCGCCCCGCCCAATGTGGTTTACACCTACACAGGCAAAAGGATTGCCCTGTACATAGGAAACCTGACATGG TGGACAACAGACGAAGACCTGACGGAAGCTATTCGGTCAATAGGCATCTCAGATGTGCTTGAGATCAAGTTCTTTGAAAACCGAGCCAATGGCCAGTCTAAAGG GTTTGCCCTCGTGTGTGTCGGTTCAGAGGCATCGTCCAGAAAGTTAATGGACCTGTTGTCCAAGAGGGAGCTCCATGGACAGAATCCCATTGTCACACCATGCAACAAACAATCTCTGAGTCAGTTTGAGATGCAGTCTCGTAAAA ATTGCGCAGGTACCCAGTCGGGCCAGATGTCTGGGGAAGGCAAAGCCGGACCTCCGGGCTCCGGCTCCCGTGGCGGATTCCCGATGGGCAGCCGCAGCAAAGGCAGGTTCCCCGGACCCCCTGGTCCTGGAAATGACCGCTTCCCTGGCCCCGTGGGGCCCGGAGGCCCGCCACCACACTTCCCAG GTGGGATTCAGGgacctcctcgtcctcctccggGCCCTCCTGGGCCCCCAGGGCCTCCAGGTCCTCCACCTCCCGGCCAaggccttcctcctcctctgccaggCCCCCCGAATCGTGGCGACAGGCCTCCCCCACCTGTTCTCTTCCCTGCTCAGTTCGGTCAGCCACCGCTCGGACCTCTCCCTCCAGGCCCCCCACCTGCAGGTTACGTCCCCCCTCCTGGTCCTCCACCGCCTCATCAGGGCCCGCCTCCCCCAGGACCCTTTCCTCCTCGGCCTCCAGGCCCTATTGGACCCCCGTTGGCTTTGGCTCCACCCCCACACTTGCCAGGCCCTCCTCCAGGTGGGCCACCACCAGCTCCTCATGTGAACCCCGCCTTCTTCCCTCCGCCTGGAGGGAACAACATGCCCCCCAACGACAGCCGAGGGCCCCCGGGGCCAAACGACCTGTACGGCCGGCCGCCGCCGTATGATTCCAGAGATTACGGTCCTGGGCGAGG AGACATGGAGTCATCACGGGGCCCCCTGAATGAGGCCGAGTTTGAGGAGATCATGAACAGGAACAGAGCCATCTCCTCCAGCGCCATTTCCAGGGCCGTGTCTGATGCCAGCGCAG CTGATTATGGCAGCGCTATAGAGACTTTGGTGACGGCCATCAGTCTGATCAAGCAGTCCAAAGTTTCTGCAGACGACCGCTGCAAAGTCCTCATCAGTTCCCTGCAAGACTGTCTCCATGGCATAGAGTCCAAGAGCTACGGCTCTGTATCTAG AAGAGAACGCTCCAGAGAACGCGACCACAGCCGCTCCAGAGAAAAGAGCCGGCGACACAAATCCCGCAGTCGAGATCGGCACGAGGATTATTACCGAGAACGCAGCCGGGAGCGCGACCGCCACCGTGAGAGGGACCGGGACAGAGACCGTGAACGAGAGCGGGAGAGGGAGTACCGGCACCGCTAG